In Dioscorea cayenensis subsp. rotundata cultivar TDr96_F1 chromosome 11, TDr96_F1_v2_PseudoChromosome.rev07_lg8_w22 25.fasta, whole genome shotgun sequence, a single genomic region encodes these proteins:
- the LOC120271505 gene encoding uncharacterized protein LOC120271505, protein MGSASKASWMVAVSVGAVEALKDQGICRWNYAFSCLHQHAKNNMRSFSQTRRMSSSSSCCCLENRKTKEVDQKAKQSEETLRKVMYLSSWGPY, encoded by the coding sequence ATGGGTTCTGCAAGCAAAGCTTCATGGATGGTGGCGGTGAGTGTTGGTGCAGTGGAGGCTCTGAAGGACCAAGGTATTTGCAGATGGAACTATGCCTTCAGTTGTCTTCACCAACACGCCAAGAACAACATGAGATCATTTTCTCAAACCAGAAggatgtcttcttcttcttcttgttgttgtttagAGAACAGGAAAACAAAGGAAGTTGACCAGAAGGCAAAGCAATCGGAGGAAACTCTCAGAAAAGTCATGTACTTAAGCTCTTGGGGACCTTATTAG
- the LOC120271535 gene encoding probable xyloglucan endotransglucosylase/hydrolase protein 30 produces the protein MVVKLPLYFFIAICIFIAAAAAAPFGVSTMSFEEGYSPLFGDGNLVRSPDDRSVRLLLDQYSGSGFISSDLYWHGFFSAAIQLPSNYTAGIVVAFYASNGDVFEKTHDELDFEFLGNVKGKPWRMQTNVYGNGSTNRGREERYLLPFDPTKETHRYSILWTDETIIFYIDETPIREVRRRVGGDYPMKPMSLYATIWDASNWATSGGKYKVDYRYSPFVSRFSDLVLLGCRSDPIQLPENEQCDDAMAELISSGIDTITSERRQAMLRFRQKYMTYSVCYDTMRYPEGLPDCDIVLSEKIKFRDNGHLRITNTRRRYRRRSRIPVTGGYRRQIDT, from the exons ATGGTGGTGAAGCTACCTCTATACTTCTTCATCGCCATTTGCATTTTTATCGCCGCCGCTGCAGCAGCGCCTTTCGGTGTATCTACAATGTCTTTCGAAGAAGGTTATTCACCTTTGTTCGGAGATGGTAATCTTGTTCGCTCTCCTGATGATCGTTCTGTCCGTCTTCTTCTTGATCAATACTCTG GCTCAGGTTTTATTTCGTCGGATTTATATTGGCATGGATTTTTTAGCGCCGCAATTCAATTACCATCTAATTACACTGCCGGCATCGTCGTAGCTTTCTAT GCATCAAACGGGGATGTATTTGAAAAGACACATGACGAACTTGACTTCGAATTCTTAGGAAATGTGAAGGGAAAGCCGTGGAGGATGCAAACGAATGTATATGGAAATGGTAGCACAAACCGGGGACGTGAGGAACGATATCTCCTCCCTTTTGATCCTACAAAAGAGACTCATCGATACTCTATTCTTTGGACCGATGAGACAATCAT tttctaTATTGATGAGACTCCAATACGAGAAGTGAGAAGGAGAGTCGGCGGTGATTATCCAATGAAGCCAATGTCACTTTATGCTACTATTTGGGACGCGTCGAATTGGGCTACTTCAGGTGGTAAATATAAAGTCGATTATCGATACTCGCCTTTTGTCTCTAGATTCTCTGATCTTGTGCTTCTTGGTTGTCGATCTGATCCAATCCAATTACCTGAAAATGAGCAATGTGATGACGCCATGGCCGAGCTCATTTCTTCCGGTATTGATACGATAACATCAGAGAGACGTCAAGCGATGCTTCGGTTTAGACAAAAATATATGACCTACTCAGTTTGCTATGATACTATGAGGTATCCGGAAGGGTTACCAGACTGTGATATTGTGTTATCTGAGAAAATAAAGTTTAGGGATAATGGGCATTTGAGGATTACTAACACTAGGCGGAGATATCGTCGGAGGAGTAGAATTCCGGTGACTGGAGGTTATAGGAGACAAATTGACACGTGA
- the LOC120271536 gene encoding senescence-specific cysteine protease SAG39-like, producing the protein MIIFMIIGISALDMIEGRMIGEDVPMSVMHEEWMTKHDRFYKDDAEKERRLKIFKENVEHIEYVNKFGGLKYKLGINKFTDLTNEEFKAIYNGFRFSNVGLKKGTRGFRYENFTDLPASVDWRARGAVTPIKDQGQCGCCWAFSAVASVEGITKITSGKLISLSEQELVDCDTNQDQGCNGGIMDDAFEFIIKNGGLTTEANYPYKAIDSTCNNMKEASHIATISGYEDVPTNSESSLMKAVENQPVSVAIDAGGSDFQHYSSGVFTGDCGTNLDHGVAVVGYGSASDGTKYWLVRNSWGSSWGENGYIRMQRDVGDDEGLCGIAMQASYPTT; encoded by the exons ATGATCATCTTCATGATCATTGGTATCTCGGCATTGGACATGATCGAAGGGAGGATGATAGGCGAAGATGTTCCGATGTCGGTTATGCACGAAGAGTGGATGACTAAACATGATCGATTTTATAAAGATGATGCGGAGAAAGAACGAAGGTTGAAGATATTTAAAGAGAATGTTGAGCACATTGAGTATGTGAATAAGTTTGGAGGTTTGAAATACAAGCTTGGCATTAACAAGTTCACAGACTTAACTAATGAGGAGTTCAAGGCCATTTACAATGGTTTTAGATTTTCAAATGTTGGCTTAAAGAAAGGTACAAGAGGGTTCAGATATGAGAATTTCACTGATTTGCCTGCTAGTGTTGATTGGAGAGCTAGAGGTGCTGTTACTCCAATTAAAGATCAAGGACAATGTG GATGTTGTTGGGCATTCTCAGCAGTAGCATCAGTGGAGGGGATAACAAAGATAACTTCAGGCAAGTTGATCTCCTTATCCGAGCAAGAACTGGTGGACTGTGACACCAACCAAGACCAGGGATGCAACGGCGGAATCATGGACGATGCATTCGAgttcataataaaaaatggaGGCCTGACAACTGAAGCAAACTACCCATACAAGGCCATAGACAGCACATGCAATAACATGAAGGAAGCATCTCATATAGCCACAATTTCCGGCTACGAAGATGTACCGACTAATAGTGAATCGTCTCTGATGAAGGCGGTCGAAAACCAGCCAGTTTCCGTTGCCATTGATGCCGGTGGCTCTGACTTCCAGCATTATTCAAGCGGGGTTTTTACCGGTGATTGTGGGACAAACTTGGATCATGGGGTTGCAGTGGTTGGTTATGGAAGTGCAAGTGATGGGACTAAGTATTGGCTTGTGAGGAACTCATGGGGAAGTTCTTGGGGTGAGAATGGTTATATTAGGATGCAGCGTGATGTTGGTGATGATGAAGGTTTATGTGGTATTGCCATGCAAGCATCTTATCCCACTACATAA